A region from the Mya arenaria isolate MELC-2E11 chromosome 2, ASM2691426v1 genome encodes:
- the LOC128205216 gene encoding uncharacterized protein LOC128205216 — MNYIDVERSGSFSTHTLYPGQNRIWTIKAPIGRRIKLYVPSMTLETNVAFLEEWTGNPTFAVSRLIKKFTSTVSAGVYLYSDNNYMTVRLYANNLQQNFNAKTLSYTADNTNIFRSYKVLDATSALKSLTFPYQGMEYKPEGLHLRWRITAPEGDYITYYVEPIDKTKPTSGKIRGGTTYLAPSDVRVTGRNELHITMEGVLENLQLLYKSGCGGITLIHEYGTIQLFDEIIPNSAMCTWTLKAGEAVGRGLALKFMNDLYDDPRTTFATKSMDFFMVIK, encoded by the exons ATGAACTATATAGACGTTGAACGCTCGGGAAGTTTTTCTACTCACACACTGTATCCTGGTCAGAATAGAATTTGGACAATAAAAGCTCCCATTGGACGACGAATTAAACTTTAC gTGCCGTCTATGACTCTCGAAACGAATGTGGCGTTTTTAGAAGAATGGACTGGTAATCCTACATTTGCTGTTTCCCGGCTCATAAAGAAGTTTACTAGCACTGTAAGTGCGGGCGTTTATCTGTATTCAGATAACAACTACATGACTGTTCGTCTGTACGCCAACAACCTTCAACAAAACTTCAACGCAAAAACATTGAGTTATACGGCAG ataatacaaacatatttcgTAGCTACAAGGTCCTTGACGCTACCAGCGCGTTGAAATCGCTGACCTTCCCTTACCAAGGAATGGAATATAAACCAGAAGGTCTACACCTGCGTTGGAGAATCACAGCTCCTGAAGGAGATTATATTACATACTAT GTTGAGCCAATAGATAAGACGAAACCAACTTCCGGGAAAATACGTGGCGGGACGACATACCTAGCACCGAGTGATGTCCGGGTGACTGGACGTAACGAATTGCATATTACAATGGAAGGTGTTCTTGAAAATCTCCAACTCTTGTACAAATCAG GCTGTGGTGGCATTACGCTGATCCATGAGTATGGTACAATACAACTGTTTGACGAAATTATTCCAAACAGCGCAATGTGTACATGGACATTAAAAGCGGGAGAAGCAGTTGGTCGAGGACTTGCGTTAAAGTTCATGAATGACCTGTACGACGATCCACGCACAACATTTGCAACGAAGTCCATGGACTTCTTTATGGTAATCAAGTAG